A portion of the Lycium ferocissimum isolate CSIRO_LF1 unplaced genomic scaffold, AGI_CSIRO_Lferr_CH_V1 ctg6129, whole genome shotgun sequence genome contains these proteins:
- the LOC132045181 gene encoding polygalacturonase-like, which produces MAKFLISWCCVFFSFGFIFLNSNAASVTYNVLSFGAKSDGKSDATQPFLKAWVAACSSVKSATIYVPSGRYLIKAATFRGPCKNKITVKIDGTLVAPSDYYALGNSGYWILFIQVNRITVQGGTLDGNGAGFWACRKSGKNCPVGARSITFNWANDVVVSGLTSINSQQMHLVINSCKNVMVKNVRIIAPDLSPNTDGIHVQSSTGVTITGTSIKTGDDCISVGPGTRNLWMEKIQCGPGHGVSIGSLARDYNEDGVQNVTLINSAFTGSDNGLRIKSWARASTGFVTNINYQNIMMKNVDNPIIIDQNYCPNNQGCPGQTSGIKINQVTYQNILGTSATQVAMRFDCSPSNPCSRIKLQDIKLTYLNNKKAQSLCKNIRGNTGGVILPDNCLL; this is translated from the exons ATGGCTAAGTTTTTAATTTCTTGGTGTTgtgtcttcttttcttttggtttcattttcttgaattcaaatGCAGCATCAGTAACATACAATGTGTTAAGTTTTGGAGCAAAATCAGATGGCAAAAGCGATGCAACTCAGCCTTTTTTGAAAGCATGGGTAGCTGCATGCAGCTCAGTGAAATCAGCTACCATTTATGTTCCTAGTGGACGGTACTTAATTAAGGCTGCAACATTTAGAGGGCcatgcaaaaataaaattactgtAAAAATTGATGGAACCCTTGTGGCTCCATCGGATTATTATGCCCTTGGCAACTCCGGTTACTGGATTTTGTTCATTCAGGTTAACCGGATTACGGTCCAGGGAGGAACACTTGATGGCAATGGAGCTGGATTTTGGGCTTGCAGGAAGTCAGGGAAAAATTGCCCTGTTGGAGCTAGG TCTATAACCTTCAACTGGGCAAATGATGTAGTGGTTAGTGGCCTAACGTCAATCAACAGCCAGCAAATGCATTTGGTAATCAATAGCTGCAAGAATGTGATGGTTAAAAATGTAAGAATAATAGCGCCTGATTTGAGTCCCAATACAGATGGAATTCATGttcaatcttcaactggtgTTACTATTACTGGGACTAGTATCAAAACCGGAGATGATTGTATATCTGTTGGTCCTGGCACAAGAAATCTTTGGATGGAGAAGATTCAATGTGGACCCGGACATGGTGTTAG CATTGGAAGTCTAGCAAGAGATTATAATGAAGATGGTGTGCAGAACGTGACATTAATTAATTCAGCTTTCACTGGATCTGATAATGGATTAAGGATAAAGTCTTGGGCAAGGGCCAGCACTGGTTTTGTCACCAACATTAATTATCAAAACATCATGATGAAGAATGTTGACAACCCAATCATCATTGATCAGAACTACTGCCCCAACAACCAAGGCTGTCCAGGCCAG ACATCTGGCATAAAGATCAATCAAGTGACATACCAGAATATTCTAGGAACATCAGCAACCCAAGTAGCCATGAGATTTGACTGCAGTCCAAGCAATCCATGCAGCAGAATCAAGTTACAAGACATCAAGCTTACTTATTTGAACAACAAAAAGGCTCAATCTCTTTGCAAGAATATTAGAGGAAATACTGGAGGGGTCATTTTGCCTGATAATTGTTTATTATAA